A region of Panicum virgatum strain AP13 chromosome 8N, P.virgatum_v5, whole genome shotgun sequence DNA encodes the following proteins:
- the LOC120684886 gene encoding predicted GPI-anchored protein 58, with the protein MAAQIEVGPHGSPQLEVSPHGHGTSSSLPTGAPHSPTRPYTAELLRPPPTPAAPPARPRADELGSAGAPPAPAPASSASRPSPTPPRTEPRWRRSGLEWSARFERTTPTRI; encoded by the coding sequence ATGGCCGCCCAGATCGAGGTCGGCCCCCATGGCTCCCCCCAGCTCGAGGTCAGCCCCCATGGCCatggcacctcctcctccttgcccaCGGGCGCGCCGCAcagccccacccgcccctacaccgccgagctcctccgcccgcccccCACGCCGGCagctccgcccgcccgcccccgcgCCGACGAGCTCGGTAGCGCCGGTGCtccgcccgcccccgcccccgcgagCTCGGCCTCGCGGCCGTCGCCCACGCCCCCGCGGACGGAGCCGAGATGGCGTCGAAGTGGGTTGGAGTGGTCCGCTCGATTTGAGCGGACCACTCCGACCCGCATCTGA
- the LOC120684366 gene encoding ER membrane protein complex subunit 10-like, with translation MAPPLRALLALAALLLLSLSLTVAAFQSDELLLNDDEEFEGVGARPASPSPSPPAAPAVSSSRRRSADAASAGAGESNAVQFALEHDLGAGKGFVPAGTFSARLKTSAHGTQTLTKLRFTRNELTEDEKDAFKKLLQEDGFYTIRLPSNVLDPTRKDNVVSSIKARCIPRDSLDEHIVIHMDGVNILAVNYGSVGGCQYPRPMKFPSKWTFSSYTILKTAEQAPRTPSFVDQLLEADNGLSEVIKPLEKSFWAKYWMYIIPLGLIVMNAVTAAANIPEEQAAGQGQPGAQRAPAAAARRR, from the exons atggcgccgccgctccgcgctctCCTCGCCCTCGCGGCCCTCCTcctgctctccctctccctcaccgtCGCCGCCTTCCAGTCCGACGAGCTCCTCCTCAACGACGACGAGGAGTTCGAGGGCGTCGGCGCCCgccccgcctccccctccccttccccgccggcggccccggcggtctcctcctcccgccgccgatCCGCGGacgcggcgtcggcgggggcCGGAGAGTCCAACGCCGTGCAGTTCGCCCTCGAGCACGACCTCGGCGCCGGCAAGGGGTTCGTCCCCGCCGGAACCTTCTCTGCTCGCCTCAAGACCTCCGCTCATGGCACGCAG ACTCTCACAAAGCTTCGCTTTACAAGGAATGAGTTGACTGAGGATGAAAAAGATGCATTCAAA AAATTGCTTCAGGAAGATGGCTTTTATACAATTAGGCTTCCATCTAATGTGTTGGACCCTACAAGAAAAGATAATGTTGTTTCCTCAATCAAAGCT AGATGCATTCCACGTGACAGTTTGGATGAGCACATTGTTATCCATATG GATGGTGTAAATATTTTGGCAGTTAACTATGGTTCTGTTGGCGGATGTCAATACCCACGACCAATGAAATTT CCATCAAAATGGACATTCAGCTCTTATACTATTCTGAAGACTGCTGAACAGGCACCAAG AACCCCATCATTTGTGGATCAGCTATTAGAAGCTGACAATGGACTTAGTGAAGTGATCAAACCACTGGAGAAATCTTTCTGGGCTAAATAT TGGATGTACATTATTCCTCTTGGTCTCATTGTCATGAATGCCGTTACGGCAGCTGCAAACATACCAGAGGAACAAGCAGCAGGGCAGGGCCAACCTGGAGCACAACGAGCACCAGCTGCTGCTGCAAGGAGAAGATGA